Proteins from a single region of Corynebacterium casei LMG S-19264:
- a CDS encoding IS256 family transposase, producing MDSVAKRDPEDSAKIKAIEQKLLANPEIAKLIDELGTTATDANDLVRGLLQASVTRGLEAEMDAHLGYSKGDREAKAAGGGDNYRNGSYVKKVDSNYGPVDVTVPRDRQGTFLPTMVPKGSRRLTDVDDMIISLYAGGMTVRDIQHHMATVMRVDISHETISAVTDAVLDEVMIWQNRQLDEFYPVIFLDALRIKVRDGGRVVNKSAFLAIGVDMDGIKHILGIWLAKEEGASFWAHVCANLASRGVQDVFIVCCDGLEGLPEAVEATWPDSMVQTCVVHLIRAANRWVAYGDRKTVSAALKKVYTAPDEATARAALDEFADSELGQKYPQSVKVWTDAWERFVPFLQFPPMARKVIYTTNSIESMNNELRKATRNRVQFTNDDSAIKTLWLMICNIEDKRAAKRAKQGKKAAATSGRLIEGRKVTNWKQAINQMAVAYPERFTNYL from the coding sequence ATGGATTCTGTGGCGAAACGAGATCCGGAAGATTCCGCGAAGATTAAAGCGATCGAGCAGAAACTGCTGGCGAACCCGGAGATAGCCAAGCTCATTGATGAGCTGGGAACCACAGCAACGGACGCCAACGACCTAGTCCGGGGATTACTGCAAGCTTCGGTCACCCGTGGCTTGGAAGCCGAAATGGATGCCCACCTGGGTTATTCCAAAGGCGATCGTGAGGCCAAAGCGGCCGGTGGTGGCGATAATTATCGCAACGGCTCCTATGTCAAAAAGGTTGATTCGAACTACGGCCCGGTCGATGTCACCGTTCCACGTGATCGGCAGGGCACGTTCTTGCCCACGATGGTGCCGAAAGGCTCACGCAGGTTAACCGATGTCGATGACATGATCATCAGTTTGTATGCCGGTGGCATGACAGTGCGCGATATCCAGCATCATATGGCCACGGTCATGAGGGTTGATATCTCGCATGAAACGATTTCCGCAGTGACTGATGCGGTGCTAGATGAAGTCATGATCTGGCAAAACCGTCAGCTAGACGAGTTCTACCCGGTAATATTCCTCGATGCGCTGCGTATCAAAGTTCGCGACGGTGGACGAGTAGTTAACAAGTCCGCCTTTTTGGCTATCGGCGTGGATATGGACGGGATCAAACACATCCTGGGTATCTGGTTGGCGAAAGAAGAAGGCGCCTCCTTCTGGGCTCATGTGTGCGCGAACCTGGCAAGCCGTGGAGTCCAGGACGTGTTTATTGTCTGCTGCGATGGTTTGGAAGGCCTGCCGGAAGCGGTGGAAGCAACGTGGCCGGATTCGATGGTGCAGACCTGTGTGGTGCATTTGATTCGTGCAGCAAACCGGTGGGTGGCCTATGGCGATCGTAAGACCGTATCTGCGGCGTTGAAGAAGGTGTATACCGCGCCTGACGAGGCAACCGCACGTGCAGCGTTGGATGAATTCGCCGACTCAGAACTGGGCCAGAAATATCCCCAATCAGTCAAGGTCTGGACGGATGCGTGGGAGCGTTTCGTGCCGTTTCTGCAGTTCCCGCCGATGGCCAGAAAGGTCATCTATACGACAAACTCGATTGAGTCGATGAATAACGAGCTGCGTAAAGCTACCCGTAACCGCGTGCAATTTACCAATGATGATTCCGCGATTAAGACGCTGTGGTTGATGATCTGCAATATTGAGGATAAACGCGCGGCTAAACGCGCAAAACAGGGCAAGAAAGCTGCTGCTACCAGCGGAAGACTCATCGAAGGCAGAAAGGTCACCAACTGGAAACAAGCCATCAACCAAATGGCCGTGGCCTACCCCGAACGATTCACCAACTACCTATAA
- a CDS encoding IS110 family RNA-guided transposase — MTTDIDFSAKPVAGVDTHTDTHTVATVTATGRHLATETFPTTRAGYTHLTEFLNKHGVGTVGVEGTNSFGAGLTRHLIDRGYTVVEVLRPKRSIRRRDGKSDPVDALAAARQVLSGEGLSTPKDSTGPVESLRALQITRKQLVSTTTTLITTIKSMLVTAPNDIRARYGTMTNHTLVNALVYCRPSPDLSDPRNGVLTSLKILATTYRALRVQCDELEARIAALVSMINPHVSNIVGCGALVSADLLISIGDNPERIHSEAALANLCGVAPLPASSGRTNRHRLNRGGDRRANSALYRIALVRMRYDQRTKAYVARRTAEGLSKKEIIRCLKRAIIREVYRVICTKRSTPQPRDLRRDELKELRIAKQLTQVYVAQHLGCAPARISDIETGKRPLTELASAYEKFLKTA; from the coding sequence ATGACCACAGACATCGATTTCTCTGCAAAACCCGTTGCTGGGGTCGACACCCACACCGACACCCACACCGTTGCCACGGTGACTGCAACCGGCCGGCATCTGGCCACCGAAACCTTTCCCACCACCAGGGCCGGCTACACACACCTCACCGAGTTTCTTAACAAGCACGGTGTCGGCACCGTCGGAGTAGAAGGAACCAACTCTTTCGGTGCCGGATTAACCCGGCACCTGATAGACCGTGGCTACACGGTAGTTGAAGTCCTGCGCCCGAAGCGCAGCATCCGACGCCGGGACGGGAAGTCAGATCCGGTGGATGCCCTTGCCGCCGCGCGACAGGTCCTGTCAGGGGAAGGACTGAGCACGCCTAAAGATTCCACAGGCCCGGTGGAGTCGTTACGAGCGTTACAGATCACCCGGAAACAGCTGGTGTCCACCACCACGACACTCATCACGACGATAAAGTCGATGCTGGTCACAGCCCCTAATGATATCCGCGCCCGCTACGGAACTATGACTAACCACACCCTTGTCAACGCATTGGTGTACTGCCGTCCATCGCCGGATCTTAGCGATCCGCGAAATGGTGTGCTGACCAGCCTGAAGATTCTGGCCACGACCTACCGCGCGTTGCGAGTGCAGTGTGATGAGTTGGAAGCCCGGATCGCTGCTCTGGTGTCAATGATCAATCCTCATGTCAGCAATATCGTAGGATGTGGGGCTCTTGTTTCCGCTGATCTGTTGATCAGCATCGGAGATAATCCTGAGCGCATTCACTCGGAAGCAGCGCTGGCGAACTTGTGTGGGGTGGCTCCATTGCCGGCAAGCTCTGGGCGAACCAACCGGCACCGGCTTAATCGTGGTGGTGACCGGCGTGCGAACTCGGCGTTGTATCGGATTGCTCTTGTGAGGATGCGCTATGACCAACGCACCAAAGCCTACGTCGCTAGGCGCACCGCAGAAGGGTTGTCGAAAAAGGAAATTATTCGCTGCCTCAAGCGAGCCATCATCAGAGAGGTCTACCGCGTGATCTGTACCAAGCGCAGTACGCCCCAACCGAGGGATCTTCGGCGAGATGAGCTGAAAGAACTGCGCATCGCGAAGCAGCTCACCCAGGTGTACGTAGCGCAACATTTAGGGTGCGCCCCGGCGAGGATCAGTGACATCGAGACTGGAAAACGTCCGTTAACGGAATTAGCGTCGGCCTACGAAAAATTCCTGAAAACCGCTTGA
- a CDS encoding extracellular solute-binding protein — protein sequence MMKTLRRLIALPIALTSALALAACGAESSADTESWRDATSAEDGGGMDALIEAAQAEGAFNSMGLYEDWANYGGILAAFSEKYDIEINNDVSTGASQDLINAVKNRQGQDDSLDYLDTGMSFADSADNEGLLAQYEPEVAGEIPAEMKSENNTWYNHLGGNMAIGCDAAAIDNCPESFADLKNPEYAGKIALTGDPTSSESAFMAVYAAALANDGSLDDVQPGIDFFAELSEAGNLVAVTGNEGTMETGETPILINWDYLMAPMAENLSGAGVDLQIIAPEEGTVSSYYAASLNADAPHPATARLFMEFLMSDEGQNLLLEGYVRPVRLQEMVDAGTVNQEALDRLPESILQEAPQPDLEQRATQQAVVVEQWAEAVA from the coding sequence ATGATGAAAACCCTACGACGTCTAATTGCTCTCCCAATTGCTCTAACTTCCGCACTCGCATTGGCTGCTTGTGGCGCTGAAAGTTCTGCGGACACCGAATCCTGGCGTGACGCCACCAGCGCTGAAGATGGCGGCGGCATGGATGCACTGATTGAAGCTGCGCAAGCCGAAGGTGCATTTAACTCCATGGGTCTGTACGAAGACTGGGCTAACTACGGTGGAATCTTGGCTGCATTCAGCGAAAAGTACGACATTGAAATCAACAATGACGTGTCCACCGGCGCATCCCAAGACCTCATCAACGCAGTGAAGAACCGCCAAGGCCAAGATGACTCTTTGGACTACCTAGACACCGGTATGTCTTTTGCTGATTCCGCAGACAATGAAGGCCTCCTCGCGCAGTACGAGCCAGAGGTTGCTGGTGAAATTCCAGCCGAGATGAAATCTGAAAATAACACCTGGTACAACCACCTTGGCGGCAACATGGCCATTGGCTGTGACGCTGCAGCAATCGATAACTGTCCGGAGTCCTTTGCAGATCTGAAGAACCCCGAATACGCGGGCAAGATTGCGCTGACTGGTGACCCAACCAGCAGTGAGTCCGCTTTTATGGCTGTCTACGCAGCGGCATTGGCCAACGATGGCTCATTGGATGATGTTCAGCCAGGTATTGACTTCTTCGCAGAACTATCTGAGGCAGGCAACCTAGTTGCGGTTACCGGCAATGAAGGCACCATGGAAACTGGTGAAACCCCAATCCTTATCAACTGGGATTACCTGATGGCACCGATGGCAGAAAACTTGTCCGGTGCAGGCGTTGACCTGCAGATCATTGCACCAGAAGAAGGCACCGTATCTTCTTACTATGCAGCATCCCTCAACGCGGATGCACCACACCCAGCAACCGCTCGTTTGTTCATGGAGTTCCTCATGTCGGATGAGGGCCAGAACTTGCTGTTGGAAGGCTACGTTCGTCCAGTTCGTCTGCAGGAAATGGTTGATGCGGGAACGGTGAATCAGGAAGCACTTGACCGTCTGCCAGAATCCATCCTGCAGGAAGCCCCACAGCCTGACCTGGAACAGCGTGCAACGCAGCAGGCAGTAGTTGTTGAACAGTGGGCAGAAGCGGTCGCCTAA
- a CDS encoding GntR family transcriptional regulator, which translates to MPRYLEIAEIIRGEIDAGTWGLGEYLPPESKLAQRFEVAPGTVRQALKELVAEGTLSARRGAKKIVMREPRQTKDVPEFRSFAQWALSEKRKPSGLVIESEWVEASEVDLRKLNLSRGEKVFRVLRLRTIDDQPVMVERTHYPPAVGVQVETLPADATSVTNELKVRFGIEFVAAENSFTTAAAGDVDQRLLKVAEGYPLLCHLRTSRDRFGTPLEWSEDRYRAGVVALSVPTVQGDNLLNWDRVDNLDWMN; encoded by the coding sequence ATGCCTCGGTATCTAGAGATTGCGGAGATTATTCGCGGTGAGATTGATGCTGGTACGTGGGGCTTGGGGGAGTACTTGCCGCCGGAGTCGAAGCTGGCGCAGCGCTTTGAGGTAGCACCAGGAACGGTGCGTCAGGCGCTGAAAGAACTTGTTGCTGAGGGCACATTAAGTGCGCGGCGCGGAGCTAAGAAGATTGTTATGAGAGAGCCCCGGCAGACGAAAGATGTGCCGGAGTTTCGCAGCTTTGCACAGTGGGCTTTGAGCGAAAAACGTAAGCCTTCTGGTCTCGTGATTGAGTCTGAATGGGTGGAGGCATCTGAGGTGGACCTGCGAAAGCTGAATCTTAGCCGCGGAGAGAAAGTATTTCGGGTACTGCGCCTGCGTACCATAGATGACCAGCCAGTAATGGTGGAGCGTACGCACTACCCGCCAGCAGTTGGGGTGCAGGTAGAAACATTGCCTGCCGATGCAACCTCAGTGACCAATGAGCTGAAAGTACGTTTTGGCATTGAGTTCGTGGCCGCAGAGAACTCCTTCACTACTGCAGCTGCAGGCGATGTTGACCAGCGCCTACTGAAAGTCGCCGAAGGGTATCCATTGCTGTGCCATCTGCGGACATCGCGTGACCGCTTCGGAACGCCGCTGGAATGGTCAGAGGATAGGTACCGGGCAGGGGTTGTTGCGCTTTCTGTTCCTACGGTTCAAGGAGATAACCTCTTGAACTGGGACAGGGTGGATAACCTCGACTGGATGAATTAG
- a CDS encoding glutaminase, whose protein sequence is MQTPIPFYLDEILEKVRYQDGGAVADYIPQLAAANPSYLGAALCTTTGHLYSAGDDEEEFTMQSISKPFVYALALQELGLDEVRSVVGMEPSGEAFNELSLNRDDHRPVNPMINAGAMTVTQLINGVDSGVDERVERIRQYMSRLAGRELFVDEDTCDSELDHAERNLSLAHMLRNYDIIQDDAHDAVLTYTRQCSIKVNVKDLAVISATLANGGLQPVTGERILDADVCRLTQAVMSSAGMYDGAGRWMAEVGIPAKSGVSGGLLGTLPGQLGIATFSPRLNAEGNSVRGVEAFKRLSREMGLHLMSTDQRYGIAPIREVETIDDTAIVRLQGVMNFSAAESILFRLEDYEITAEQVLLDFSQVTSVNRIARVMLKEGLRRMRDAGFQIGVIDPDELVKDRTMRDGTQVRRDDTEDYMIDGEEFW, encoded by the coding sequence GTGCAAACACCTATTCCTTTTTATCTTGATGAAATCTTGGAGAAAGTTCGCTACCAAGACGGCGGCGCAGTCGCGGATTACATTCCGCAACTAGCAGCCGCCAACCCGTCCTATCTTGGTGCTGCTCTGTGCACTACCACGGGCCACCTTTATAGCGCTGGTGATGATGAGGAAGAATTCACCATGCAGTCCATTTCCAAGCCTTTCGTGTATGCCTTGGCGTTGCAGGAACTGGGTTTGGACGAGGTCCGCTCCGTAGTGGGCATGGAACCATCCGGTGAAGCCTTTAATGAGCTTTCGCTCAACCGCGATGACCACCGCCCGGTCAATCCGATGATTAATGCTGGTGCGATGACGGTGACGCAGCTGATTAACGGCGTGGACTCCGGTGTTGATGAGCGCGTTGAGCGTATCCGTCAGTACATGTCACGGTTGGCTGGCCGTGAGTTGTTTGTTGATGAAGACACTTGCGATTCTGAGCTTGACCACGCGGAACGTAACTTGTCCCTGGCGCACATGCTGCGCAATTACGACATCATCCAAGACGACGCCCATGATGCCGTGTTGACCTATACCCGGCAGTGCTCCATCAAGGTCAACGTCAAAGACCTTGCGGTTATCTCCGCGACCTTGGCTAATGGTGGTCTGCAGCCTGTCACCGGTGAACGAATCCTTGACGCGGATGTCTGCCGCCTGACCCAGGCCGTGATGAGCTCAGCTGGCATGTATGACGGTGCTGGCCGATGGATGGCGGAAGTGGGCATTCCTGCTAAATCTGGTGTATCCGGTGGTTTGCTTGGAACTCTTCCTGGCCAACTGGGTATTGCGACGTTCTCCCCACGCCTAAACGCCGAAGGTAACTCCGTGCGTGGTGTGGAGGCATTCAAACGTCTGAGCCGCGAGATGGGTCTGCACTTGATGTCCACTGACCAGCGCTACGGCATCGCCCCAATCCGTGAAGTTGAAACCATCGACGACACCGCGATTGTGCGCCTGCAGGGTGTCATGAACTTCTCCGCCGCGGAGTCCATCCTCTTCCGCTTGGAGGACTACGAAATCACCGCCGAGCAAGTTCTCCTCGACTTCAGTCAAGTCACCTCCGTCAACCGCATTGCTCGCGTCATGCTCAAAGAAGGCCTGCGCCGCATGCGCGATGCAGGTTTCCAGATTGGTGTGATTGACCCAGATGAACTGGTTAAGGACCGCACCATGCGCGACGGCACACAAGTGCGCCGCGACGACACCGAGGACTACATGATTGACGGGGAAGAGTTCTGGTAA
- a CDS encoding DUF3618 domain-containing protein yields MARNIDDIQRDIERTRRQLASTLDELADRSKPENLANDAKAAATEKLSQQNVQIALASVAALVVGAIAFSVVRSRRRSNDLKEVQRLLSQR; encoded by the coding sequence GTGGCACGCAATATTGATGACATTCAGCGAGACATCGAGCGCACCCGTCGCCAGCTCGCAAGCACTTTGGATGAGCTCGCAGATCGCTCCAAGCCAGAGAACTTGGCCAATGATGCCAAGGCAGCTGCAACTGAAAAGCTTTCACAGCAAAATGTTCAGATTGCCCTGGCGTCTGTCGCCGCACTCGTTGTTGGTGCGATTGCGTTTAGCGTTGTGCGCTCCCGTCGTCGCAGCAACGACCTCAAGGAAGTACAGCGTCTGCTGTCCCAGCGCTAA
- the bcp gene encoding thioredoxin-dependent thiol peroxidase — MTEQNRLEVGDTAPAFSLKDDAGNTVSLSDYAGKRVVVYFYPRANTPGCTTEACDFRDAMEQLNDSEVVVLGISPDQPEALAKFREDHDLNFPLLSDPEKETLTAYGAFGEKNNYGKKVQGVIRSTFVVEPDGKVSVAKYNVKATGHVARIIKELD; from the coding sequence ATGACTGAGCAGAACAGATTAGAAGTTGGAGACACCGCACCCGCATTCTCTTTGAAAGATGACGCAGGAAACACTGTCTCCTTGTCAGATTACGCAGGAAAGCGCGTTGTAGTTTACTTCTACCCACGCGCAAACACCCCAGGTTGCACCACTGAAGCCTGTGACTTCCGTGATGCGATGGAGCAGCTCAATGATTCTGAGGTTGTAGTTCTTGGTATCTCCCCGGATCAGCCAGAGGCTTTGGCGAAGTTCCGTGAGGACCATGACCTCAACTTCCCTCTCCTTTCTGACCCGGAGAAGGAAACGCTGACCGCTTATGGCGCATTCGGTGAGAAGAATAACTACGGCAAGAAGGTTCAGGGCGTTATCCGCTCCACCTTCGTGGTTGAACCAGACGGCAAGGTCAGCGTTGCTAAGTACAACGTGAAGGCCACCGGCCACGTTGCCCGTATCATCAAGGAACTCGATTAG
- a CDS encoding TetR family transcriptional regulator, with protein MTDKNPELLVPRRRPAQARSRLRFERILKAARDVLVDLGFESFTFDEVSRRAEVPIGTLYQFFANKYVLICELDREDTAANVEELNKFSQQVPALQWPDLLDEFIDHLARMWREDPSRRAVWHAVQSTPATRYTAAATEREMLEPLSEILRPLAQGMSEEQRMELAGFLVHTVVSLLNYAIRSDDPESIDAVIAEIKRMLIAYLFSVAQGAHLPVEHLTGGLE; from the coding sequence ATGACCGATAAGAACCCAGAGTTGCTTGTACCCCGGCGGCGCCCCGCACAGGCGCGTAGTCGGCTGCGCTTTGAGCGCATTTTGAAGGCGGCTCGTGACGTACTGGTGGACCTTGGCTTTGAGTCCTTTACTTTTGATGAAGTATCGCGCCGCGCTGAAGTTCCAATTGGTACGTTGTATCAGTTCTTCGCCAATAAATATGTTCTGATTTGCGAGCTAGACCGGGAAGATACAGCAGCCAACGTTGAAGAACTCAATAAGTTCTCCCAGCAAGTTCCAGCACTCCAGTGGCCGGATTTGTTGGATGAGTTTATTGACCACCTAGCGCGTATGTGGCGGGAAGATCCGTCGCGTCGCGCCGTGTGGCATGCTGTCCAGTCCACGCCAGCAACCCGTTATACGGCCGCGGCCACTGAGCGGGAAATGTTGGAGCCGCTGTCAGAAATCTTGCGGCCTTTGGCCCAAGGCATGTCTGAAGAACAGCGCATGGAGTTGGCCGGTTTCTTAGTCCACACGGTGGTGTCTTTACTGAACTACGCCATCCGCAGTGATGATCCAGAGTCCATTGATGCTGTGATTGCAGAAATCAAGCGCATGTTGATTGCATACTTGTTCAGCGTTGCCCAGGGCGCACACCTTCCGGTCGAGCACCTCACGGGCGGGTTGGAATAA
- the acpS gene encoding holo-ACP synthase AcpS has translation MAKREAVTVGVDLVHIPGFAEQLARPGSTFDQVFSPLERRHAQQRRDVSGVTSNTSLAGSRTEHLAGRWAAKEAFIKAWSQAIYGKPPVIEPDLVNFAEIEVLPDRWGRIALQLKGEVAAKLQESIGEVELSLTISHDGDYATAQCLMRYQLPE, from the coding sequence ATGGCGAAACGTGAAGCAGTGACCGTGGGAGTGGACTTGGTCCACATCCCCGGCTTTGCCGAGCAACTAGCGCGGCCTGGCTCCACCTTTGACCAAGTATTCTCACCGCTGGAACGCCGTCATGCCCAGCAGCGCCGCGACGTGTCCGGTGTGACGTCGAATACTAGCCTTGCGGGTTCACGCACTGAGCACCTTGCCGGCCGATGGGCTGCCAAGGAAGCCTTTATCAAAGCCTGGTCACAAGCCATCTACGGCAAACCGCCCGTGATTGAACCGGACCTGGTGAACTTTGCTGAGATTGAAGTCTTGCCTGATCGCTGGGGCAGAATAGCGCTGCAGCTCAAAGGCGAAGTAGCTGCGAAACTTCAAGAATCCATCGGCGAGGTAGAGCTGAGCCTGACCATCAGCCACGACGGTGACTACGCCACCGCGCAGTGCCTGATGCGCTACCAACTACCGGAATAG